One Rhinopithecus roxellana isolate Shanxi Qingling chromosome 7, ASM756505v1, whole genome shotgun sequence DNA segment encodes these proteins:
- the PPP4R3C gene encoding protein PPP4R3C, producing MADLKYSVNVYVLNEDQEWNNLGTGQVSSTYDEQFQGMSLLVRSDSDGSVILRSQIPPDRPYRKHEETLIVWYEAENHGLVLNFQDPAGCQDIWKEICQVQGKDPSVQITQNISDEPEEDFDEMSVIGNTVVLPDCELDTLDQIANIVNSVLSSPIHRERLALILKNEAYIQKLLQLFHTCENLENTEGLYRLHEIIKGILSLNKSCLFEIMFSDECIMDVVGCLEYDPALDQPKRHRDFLTNDAKFKEIIPITNSELRQKIHQTYRVQYIHDILLPVPSIFEDNFLSTLTTFILSNKAEIVSMLQKDHKFLYEVFAQLKDETTHDDRRCELLFFFKDLCSFSQELQPQSKDALLETLTQLGILPVLKIIMIRDDLQVRSAAAVLCAYLVEYSPSRIREFIISESQVCKDSDLFINIIIKQMICDTDPELGGAVHLMVVLHTLLDPRNMLTTSEKSERSEFLHFFYKHCMHKFTAPLLAATSEHNCEEDDIVGYDKNKNCPNNNQTAQLLALILELLTFCIQHHTYYIRNYILSKDLLRKALILTNSKHTHLILCALRFMRRMISLNDEIYNDYIIKGNHFEPVVNALLDNGTRYNMLNSAILELFEYIRVENIKSLVSHIVEKFYNTLESIEYVQTFKGLKIKYEKERDRQSQIQTNVHSVLQNIVVCRGTIEEMELKEEMYFIEDAEETVMPPLEDDDEFMETKRTQEGEAVMPPLEDDDEFMETKRTQEGEAVMPPLEDDDEFMETKRTQEREDKVDSPKRTSSGDFKFSPSYSACAAIGTGSPSGSSVVRLVDHPDDEEEKEEDKEDETSPKKKPHLSS from the coding sequence ATGGCGGACCTGAAGTACAGTGTAAACGTCTATGTCCTGAACGAAGACCAGGAATGGAACAATCTAGGCACCGGTCAGGTCTCATCCACCTACGACGAGCAATTCCAGGGCATGTCTCTGCTTGTTCGGTCAGATTCAGATGGGTCAGTCATCCTGCGGTCACAGATACCTCCAGACAGGCCCTATCGGAAACATGAAGAGACACTAATTGTTTGgtatgaagctgaaaaccatggtTTGGTGCTGAATTTCCAGGACCCAGCCGGCTGCCAGgatatttggaaagaaatttgTCAAGTTCAAGGTAAGGATCCGTCTGTCCAAATCACACAGAACATTTCAGATGAACCAGAAGAAGACTTTGATGAAATGTCAGTAATTGGTAATACGGTTGTGCTGCCTGACTGTGAACTCGATACACTTGATCAAATTGCTAACATAGTTAACTCAGTTCTCTCCTCACCTATCCATAGGGAAAGACTGGCTCTGATCTTGAAAAATGAGGCTTATATTCAAAAACTACTGCAACTGTTCCACACTTGTGAAAACCTAGAGAACACTGAAGGTTTATACCGTTTGCATGAAATTATTAAGGGAATTTTATCCCTCAACAAGTCATGTCTGTTTGAGATAATGTTTTCTGACGAGTGTATCATGGATGTGGTGGGATGCCTTGAGTATGATCCTGCTTTGGATCAGCCAAAAAGGCATAGGGACTTTTTGACCAACGATGCAAAGTTCAAGGAAATTATACCAATAACTAACTCTGAACTTAGGCAAAAAATACATCAGACATACAGAGTACAGTACATTCATGACATTCTTTTGCCTGTGCCTTCCATATTTGAAGACAATTTTCTTTCTACACTTACAACGTTTATTTTATCCAACAAGGCTGAGATAGTAAGCATGCTGCAGAAAGATCACAAATTTTTGTATGAAGTTTTTGCACAGTTAAAGGATGAGACTACACATGATGATAGACGGTGTGAACTGCTATTTTTTTTCAAGGACTTATGTTCATTTTCTCAGGAATTACAGCCTCAAAGCAAAGATGCACTATTAGAAACATTGACACAGTTGGGAATTCTTCCTGTTCTTAAAATCATAATGATCAGGGATGATTTGCAAGTGAGGTCAGCTGCTGCAGTTTTATGTGCTTATCTAGTGGAGTACAGTCCATCCAGGATCCGAGAATTTATAATTTCAGAATCCCAGGTGTGCAAAGATAGTGACCTTttcattaatataataattaaacaaATGATCTGTGATACTGATCCTGAGTTAGGAGGTGCCGTTCATTTGATGGTAGTTCTCCATACTCTACTTGATCCACGCAACATGCTGACAACATCTGAGAAAAGTGAAAGAAGTGAATTTCTACATTTCTTCTACAAACATTGCATGCATAAATTTACAGCACCACTTTTGGCCGCCACCTCAGAACACAACTGTGAGGAGGATGATATAGTTGgatatgacaaaaacaaaaattgcccCAATAATAATCAAACAGCACAACTGCTTGCTTTGATTTTAGAGCTACTTACATTTTGTATACAACATCATACATACTACATAAGAAACTATATCTTGAGCAAAGACTTGCTAAGAAAGGCCTTGATATTGACGAATTCAAAGCATACTCACCTGATTTTGTGTGCTCTTCGCTTTATGAGAAGGATGATCAGCCTTAATGATGAAATTTATAATGATTACATCATCAAGGGAAATCATTTTGAGCCAGTTGTAAATGCTCTTCTAGATAATGGAACTCGGTACAATATGTTGAATTCAGCTATTCTTGAGCTATTTGAATATATAAGAGTGGAAAATATCAAGTCTCTTGTTTCACATATAGTTGAAAAGTTTTATAACACACTTGAATCGATTGAATATGTTCAGACATTCAAAGGATTGAAgattaaatatgaaaaagagagagacagacaaagtCAAATACAAACGAATGTACATTCTGTACTGCAAAATATAGTAGTTTGCAGAGGTACCATAGAAGAAATGGAGCTGaaagaagaaatgtattttatagaaGATGCAGAAGAAACAGTTATGCCACCACTGGAAGATGACGATGAATTTATGGAGACTAAAAGAACCCAAGAAGGAGAAGCAGTTATGCCACCACTGGAAGATGACGATGAATTTATGGAGACTAAAAGAACCCAAGAAGGAGAAGCAGTTATGCCACCACTGGAAGATGACGATGAATTTATGGAGACTAAAAGAACCCAAGAACGTGAAGACAAGGTAGACTCTCCCAAAAGAACATCTTCTGGTGACTTCAAATTCTCTCCATCTTATTCTGCTTGTGCTGCTATTGGAACAGGTAGCCCAAGTGGTAGCAGTGTGGTTCGTTTAGTGGATCATCCagatgatgaagaagaaaaagaagaagataaagaaGATGAAACATCCCCCAAGAAGAAACCTCATCTTAGCTCCTAA